GGCATCGGCGGCATGCCGAGCGCGGAGGAGGTGCTGCGCGAGGTGCCCCAGGCCAAGCTCGTCTTCCGCTTCGCCGGCAACGATCCCCGCGATGCCGACCGCCTGGCCGCGGCGTTCCGGCGCATGGGCATGCCGATCGACGGCAAATACGCTTTCCATGGTGCACGAGCGGTCCTTGAACGCATGCGGCAACTCGCGCCGGGCGCCTGGACCTTCGACAGCGGGTCGGACGGCGCGTGCCTTGACGACTATCTGAAGGTCGGTTGGACCGGCTACGTCCCGGCAAGCTGCCGCAACACCACCATTTTCATCCCCATCGAAGGCCAGTGGAAGATCTGGGGCTGGCCGAACCGGTTCCAGAAGCGCATGGCCGATGCGAACAGCCGGCTGATCATGATCGGCGGCCGCGAGCACGGCCGGATCGTCGGCATCGATCATGCGGAGCAGCTCGGCGACGTGCCGCGCGATTTCCGGGGCTGGCTCTGGGTAGAGGATTTCTACGAGGCGGGCCGGGCGCTCGGGCGCTAGACGCTTGCCCGCATGGCGGCTAAGTCCCACCGCGACATGTCCGAGAAACCCGAAACCACCCCGCAGGATTGGCGCGACACGGTCTTCCTGCCGAAGACCGATTTCCCGATGAAAGCCGGCCTTGCCCAGAAGGAGCCGGCCATCCTCTCGCGCTGGGCCGAGGAAGGTCTCTATCAGCGCCTCCGCGAGGCCCGCGCCGGGCGCGAGCGCTTCATTCTCCACGACGGCCCGCCGTACGCCAATGGCGACATCCACATGGGCCATGCGATGAACAAGATCCTCAAGGACATCATCGTCCGCTCCCAGTCGCTGCTCGGCAAGGATGCGCCCTATGTCCCGGGATGGGACTGTCATGGCCTGCCGATCGAGTGGAAGATCGAGGAGCAATATCGCAAGAAGAAGCTCGACAAGGATGCGGTTCCGCCGCGCGAGTTCCGCGCTGAATGCCGGGCCTATGCCGAGAAGTGGGTCGGCATCCAGGCCGAACAGTTTCAGCGCCTGGGCGTGATGGGCGAGTGGGACAATCCCTATCTCACCATGAAGTTCGAGGCCGAGGCCAAGATCGTCGAGGAACTGCTCAAATTCGCCGAGAGCGGCCAGCTCTATCGCGGGGCCAAGCCCGTGATGTGGTCGCCGGTCGAAAAGACCGCGCTCGCCGAAGCCGAAGTCGAATATGAGGAGATCACCTCGACCCAGATCGACGTCGGCTTCGAGATCGTCGAAAGCCCGGTTGACGCGCTGGTCGGCGCTCAAGCGGTGATCTGGACGACGACACCGTGGACGATCCCGGTCAACCAGGCTCTCGCTTATGGCCCGGAGATCACCTACGCCCTCGTCGAAGCCGGCAGCCGCAAGCTGCTGATTGCGGAAGACCTGCTCGGCGCCTTTGCCGCGCGCCTCGGCGAAGAGGTAAAGACGACCGGCGTACAGCTGCGCGGCGCCGATCTCGCCGGCACCGTCGTCCGCCACCCGATGCATGCACTCGGCGGATTCTTCGCCCGGCCGCGGCCGATGCTTGCCGGCGACTTCGTCACGACCGACGCCGGCACCGGCCTCGTTCACATGTCGCCCGATCACGGCGAGGACGATTTCCTGCTCTGCAAGGCGCACGGCATCGATCCGGTGTTCGCGGTCACGGACGACGGCCGCTATCGCGAGGATTGGGGCTGGCTTCCCGGCGGCGGCAGCGTGATCAATCCCAAGTTCAACGCACCCGACGGCCCGATCTGCTCGGACCTGCGCGACACCGGCGCGTTGCTCGCCGCCTCTGCCGACTTCCGCCATTCCTATCCGCACAGCTGGCGCTCCAAGGCGAAGATCATTTTCCGCTGCACGCCGCAATGGTTCATCCCGATGGACGGCACAGGGGGAAGTCCGAAACCCGTTCGGGCTGAGCCTGTCGAAGCCCTTTCTTCGACTTCCGCCGAGCAGCAAGAATCGGATGGCCTTCGACAGGCTCAGGCCGATCGGAGCGCAGCGGAACAGCGGGCCAGCGGCAACGGGACCCTCCGTCAGATCGCTCTCTCCGCGATCGACGAAACCCGCTGGGTGCCGGAAAAGGCGAAGAACCGGATCAGCGCGATGGTCGAGGGCCGTCCGGACTGGGTGATCAGCCGCCAGCGCGCCTGGGGCGTGCCGATCGCGCTCTACGTCCATCGCCAGACCGGCGAATATCTGCGCGACGCCGCCGTCAATTCCCGCATCATCCGCGCCTTTCACGAAGGCGGCGCCGACGCGTGGTTCAGCGCCGACCACCAGGCCCTGCTCGGCAGCGGCTACCGGCTCGAAGACTATGAGCCGATCGTCGACATTCTCGACGTCTGGTTCGATTCCGGATCGACCCACAGCTACGTCGTCGAGGCGCGCTACGGCGAAGGCACCCGCGCCAATCTCTATATCGAAGGATCGGATCAGCATCGCGGCTGGTTCCAGTCGTCCTTGCTCGAAAGCTGCGGCACCCGTGGCCACGCGCCCTACGACGCGGTCCTCACCCACGGCTTCGCGCTCGATCAGAATGCGCGCAAGATGTCGAAAAGCCTCGGCAACGTCGTCGACCCGCTGGCGATCATCCGGGAAAGCGGCGCCGACATCCTCCGCCTCTGGGTCGCCTCGACCGACTATTTCGAGGATGTTCGCATCGGCAAGGAAGTGCTCGCGGGCACCGGCGACGCCTATCGCAAGCTCAGGAACACCTTCCGCTACCTGCTCGGCGCTCTCGCCGACTTCGACGAGAGCGAGCGCGTCGCCGTCGCCGAGATGCCGGAGCTCGAGCGCTGGGTTCTCCATCGCCTCGCGGCGATCGACGCCGAGCTGAAGGAGGCGGTGAACGGCTTCGAGTTCAATCGTTACTCGCGGCTGCTCACCGGCTTTGCCAACGACGAACTGTCCGCATTCTTCTTCGATATCCGCAAGGACGTGCTCTATTGCGATATCGGACCCAAGCTGCCGCAGGGATCGATCACCCGCCGTGCCTATCGGACGGTCCTCGACACGGTCTTCCACGCGTTGGTGCGGTGGCTGGCGCCGGTGCTCAGCTTCACCACCGAGGAAGTCTGGGGTACGCGTTACCAGCAGGACGGCTCCGTCCACCTGCTGGAATGGCCCGAGATCGATGCCGCGTGGCGCGATGACGCGCTGAACGCCAAGTGGCAGCAGATCGCAGCGACTCGCCAGCGCGTGACCGAAGCGATCGAACCGCTGCGCCGCGGCAAGGAGATCGGATCAAGTCTCGAAGCCGACATCGTTGCCCGGGTATCGAGCGACGCGCTCGCGACCGCCCTGGCGTCGATCGACTTCGCCGAAATCTGCATCGTTTCGTCGGCGAAGGTCGAGACGGGCGAAGACGCCGTGACAGTGACGCGCACCGACAAGGAAAAGTGCGGCCGCTGCTGGCGCTATCTGCCCGAGGTCGTCGAAGAAGGCGCGCTGTGCGGGCGCTGCGAAGAGGTGGTGAATGGCTGAGCTGAGTGCGGCGGACCGGGAGCGCATACAGCGCAACCGCAAGCTGGGTATGACCATCGCCGCCACCGTTCTGCTGCTCGATCAGGCAAGCAAATGGATCGTCACCTACGTCCTCCAGCTGCAGCAGCAGGTGGTGATCACCCTGGCGCCGATATTCGATCTGCGCTGGGTCGAGAATCGCGGCGTGTCGATGGGCTTCCTGACCGCGGGCAGTCCGCTGGAGCGCTGGCTGCTGGTGGCGATGACGGGGGCGATCTCGATCTTCGTCGTGACCTGGATGTGGCGCGAACGCCGGCGCGACGATGCGATCGCCCTCGCCTTCGTGCTCGGCGGCGCGCTCGGCAACATCATCGATCGCATTCGGCTCGGCTACGTCGTCGATTTCGCCGATCTGCATTTCGGCGACATCCATCCCTTTTTGGTCTTCAATGTCGGCGATGCAGCCATTACCATCGGCGTCCTGTTATTGTTGGTCCGCGCGCTGTTGACGCGCGACCGTACGCCCGCCCCGGAGGACAAGTGAACATGCGTAAGATCAACATCGCCCTCGCGGTCATGGCGGGAAGCCTTGCTCTCGCCGGCTGCGGCTCGAGCGGCGTCCTCGGTCGCGAGCGCCCCGACGAGTTTGCGGTTGCCCGCAACGCGCCGCTGGTCATCCCGCCGGATTACTCGCTGGTGCCGCCGCGCGCCGGCGAACCGGCCCCGACCGGCGCCGACGCACGCACCCAGGCGCTCGAAGCTTTGTTCGGCGGCCCGGCGCCGCGCAGCGATGCCGAGCGCCAGCTGCTCAATCAGGCCGGGACTGCCAACACCGCCATCGGCGCGCGCTCGGTGGCCGGCGACCCGGGAACAAATGTCGTCGACAAGGGCGCGACCACCCAGACGATCCTCAACTCGCCGTCGGGTGCCGGGCGCGACGCGACCGTCACCACGCCGCAATAAGCCGTCGCTTCGCGCCGGGAGGCGCGCAGCTCGCTCGAAAAGGGCGGAAGTGCAGGCGCGCTTCCGCCCTTTTCGCGTCCGCATTGACCATTCCTTAGCGGTCGCCGGCATAAAGCGGCCGCTGCAATGACGCCGCAGATCGCCCCCTTCCTGACCGGTGCCGCCGATGCCGGCGCCGAAGTGACCCAGCTCCGTCAGGTTCTCGCCCTGGTCGAGGAGATCGCAGGACGCACCCCGACCCGACTCGATACCAACATCCTCGATGAAGCCGCCCGGGTCAGCGCGGCTTACGGTAACGCGCTGCCGATCGTTCAGAAGAGGTTCGATGCGCTCGCCACCCACACGGCGACCTGGGCGGCGGCGGGCGTGTCGGCGCTGATGAAGATCAGCGAGGCCGAACGCCCGACCGGACCCGCCGCCGCGCGGCTCGCCGACGAATTGCGCAAGGCGTTGTCGCGGCTCGGCGAGATCGTCTCGGCCTAATTCGGTGCGCCGCTGCCGGACGGCGGCACCGGCCATTCCTTCACCCTGATGTCGCGCTGGGGGAACGGCAGCTCGATTCCGTTTTCCTTGAACAGAACCCACAGGCGGTTGAGGATCTCGGATCGGACGCTGCCGATCCCGGCTTCGGGATCCTTCAGCCAGATCAGAATGTCGTGAGTGACGCTATTCTCGCCGAAGCCGGTCAGCCAGACCTTCGGTCCCGGCGCATCGAGCACGCGGTCCGAGGCAGCCGCAGCTTCGACCATCAGCCTCTGCGCAAGATCCAGATCGCAGCTATAGGCGACGCCGACCGGGATGTGCACGCGCACGTCACGGCTGGAATACGACCAGTTCTCGACTTCCTGGGTCATCAGATTCTCGTTCGGAATCAGATGCTCCTTGCCGTCGCGGGTGACGATGGAGACCGCGCGTACGCCGATTTTGTTGATCCGGCCGACGGCTTCGCCGATCACGATGACGTCGCCCGGCTTGATCGATCGATCCATCAGCAGGATGATTCCCGCCATCAAATTGCCGAACGTCTTTTGGAGGCCGAAGCCGATCGCCAGGCCGAACGCACCGGAGAAGACGGTGAGCGCGGTCAGATCGATGCCGAGCACATCGATCCCGATGAAGAAGGCGGCGATGACGAGCGCCACGGAGGCGAGCTTCTGCGCGAGCAATTGCTGGGTCGGATCGAAGCCCGAAGCCCTGCGGATCGAAGTGCCGACGATCCGATTGAGCAGTTTCACGATTGCGTAGAGCGCCGCGACGGTCACAGCGATCTGGATCAGGCTGAGCAGCGAGAAGCGCATGCTGCCGGCATCGAAGCCGACCCGGTTCAACGTGTCGGTGATCGGTTTGAGGCCGCCGACAGCGCGGGTGAGCAAGGCGACGAAGGTGACCCCGGCGAGTACCAGGGCGACCAGCCGCGGCATTGCCAAGCCGCGAAGGATGCCGAGCACGAACAGCGCGCAGCCGGCCGCAATGGCGATGCCAAGAACGATCGCGCCCAGGGGCCGCCACGCATCCGCGTTGAGGATGATTGCGATCAGAATGGCGAAGATCAGGTAGCGGCTGAGATCGCACATGCGCGGCCCCAGCGTCTCTCCGCGGGCGCCGGCCCGCTGTTCGAAGAAGTCCGCGAGCCGAGGACCGAGGCCCCGAGACAGGAAATGTGCTGCCACCCAGGCGAAGGCCGCGGCGGCGATCGCCGCGGCAGCGATGATCCAGTCGGAGCCGGTTGGCCAGGTCACGCCCAGGCCCCCCAGCCAGCTCCTCATGCCGACGCCCCGTAACGCGCCAGGCCCCGGGCAAGATCTTCGATCAGATCGTCCACATCTTCCAGGCCGATATGGAGCCGCACGCGCGGACCCTCCGCCTGCCAACGCGACGCCGTACGGATCCGCTCCGCATCCGCCGGTGTCGCCAGGCTCTCGAACCCGCCCCAGCTATAGCCTATGCCGAAATGCTCGAGGCCGTCGATCAGGGCATCGCGCGCGTCCGCGTCGCCGCCCTTGAGCTCGAAGGCGAACAGGCCGGAGGCACCCTTGAAATCCCGCACCCAATGTTCGTGCCCCGGGCAATCGGCAAAGGCGGGATGCAGGATCCGTGAGACCTGCGGCTGCGCCTGCAGCCACTGGGCGACCTTGAGGGCACTCTGTTGATGCTGCCTGAGTCGCACGCCAAGGGTCCGAAGCCCCCGCGTGGCGAGATAGGCATCATCGGGTCCGACATGCTGGCCGAAAACCTGGCTGGTCCGCTCGATTCGCGGCCACCAGCGGGCATTGGCGGTCACCGTACCGATCATCGCATCGGCGTGGCCGACGATATATTTGGTCGCGGCGAGGATCGAGATATCCACGCCGGCGCTCAGCGCCTGGAAGAAGACGGGGGTGGCCCAGGTATTGTCGATCAGGGTGACGAGGCCTCGCGCCTTGGCGATCTCGCAGATGCCTGGCACGTCCTGGATTTCGAAGCTCAAGGATCCCGGGCTTTCAAGGAAGATCGCCTTGGTGCGATCACCGATCAGCGTCTCGATCCCGCGGCCGATCATCGGATCGTAATAGGTCACCGCGACCCCCATCGGCTTCAGCACGGTGTCGCAGAAGATCCGGGTCGGCGCGTAGGCGCTGTCGACCATCAGGATCTCGTCCCCTGGCGACAGCACGGCCATCAGCGCGATCGCCACGGCGGCAGAGCCGGACGGGAACAGCCGGGTTCCCGCGGCACCCGGCTCGATCCCGGTAAGCGCCTCGGCCAGCGCCCATTGGGTGGGGGTGCCGTTTCGCCCATATTGCAGGCGTCCATGACGCGGCGGGTTGGACGCCTCCATCTCCGCAACGCTGTCGAACAACATCGTCGAGGCACGCCACACCGGCGGATTGACGATGCCGGTGGTCCATTCGGGTTTGCGGCCGCCCTCGACGATCATCGTGTCGGGACGGCGCCTGCGGGCGTCGGTCATCCAGTTTCCTTCGGTGTCTCGGGGTCGGCGCCCCATTCGGACCAGCTGCCGTCGTAGAGCAGCACGTCCTCCTTGCCGAGCAGATGCGCTCCGAACAGCAATACGGCTGCGGTCACTCCCGATCCGCACGTGGTGACCATCGGCTTCGACAGATCCACCCCCGCGGCATCGAAGGCGGCGCGAAGTGCTGTCCCCCTCTTCCAGCTTTGATCGGGATTGAACAAATTGCCTTGAGGCAGATTGCGCGATCCGGGGATGTGGCCCGACGCCATGCCAGGCCGGGGCTCCGGCTCCGCGCCGCTGAAGCGACCGGCGCCACGCGCATCGACGATCTCATGGGATCCGGTGCCGATCAGCGACAGGAGCAGCCTCTTGTCGGCAACGCGGCCGCCGCGGAATCGCGGCGTGAAGTGACCGTGGCGGCGCGAAGGCGCCCCGCCTTCCAGCGGGCGTCCTTCCGCCTTCCACTTCTGCAAACCGCCATCGAGGATCGCGACCTGCCGAACGCCGAACAGCCGCAACATCCACCAGGCCCGGGCGGCGCTGTGCAGCGGGCTGTTGTCATAGAGGACGACGCGCTGCCCGTCGCGAACCCCGAGTGCCTGCATCCGGCTCGCGAGCTTGGCCTCGCTCGGCAGCATGTGGGGAATCGGATTGGCGGTGTCCGAAACCTCCTCCAGGTCCAGGAAGACGGCGCCGGGAATATGCTCCGCCGCGTGCTCGGCGCGGGGATTGCGAGGATCTCCCGGCAACAACAGGGTTGCGTCGAGGATCGCGAGATCGGACGCGCCGAGCTCTTGCGCCAGCCATTCCGTCGAAACGAGCGATTCCATGGTCCCTGGCTCCTCAGCCCTTTGCCGGCTCGATAACGCCGAGTCGCTCCAGCGTCTTCAGAAACTCGGCGACTTCCGCCACAGGCACGGCACCGACCGTGGCCGAGAGATCGTCGGCGATGTCCTGGATTGTTCTCACCCCGTCGACGAGGTTCAAGGCTTCGTAGGCGAAGCTCGCCCCCTCCCATTGCGGCGGGCGCAAGAGCAGAGCGGGTCTCGGCAGACCGGCCTTGGCCAGTCGATCGTCGAACCAGCTGTAGCCGAACCCGTCCATCGGCCCCTTCGGCGACGCCCTGCGCTGGTAGCAGAGCATGAAGGCGGCATCCGCCGAGGTTCCCCGACCTTCGGGCCGCGGCTCCGGCCTGGTCACGCCGAAGCGCCCGAGCGAGCGCGCAACGTCGACCTCATAGGCACCACTCCAGCGCCACAGGTTCGCCGACTCCGCCTTCGACAGCGAGATCGCGCGACGGGTCAGCTCGGCCTGGCGCTGCTGGCTTTCGGCTGAAAGCAACTGAACGAGCTCGCGGCTCTCGGCGTCGATATTGGCGAGCACCCAGGCGGCGCCGGCGGCGATGAACATCGCCCGCTTCAGCTTGGTGGAATCGATGTTCGCCGGAACGTCCTTTTGCGTGTGGATGTAGCGATCCGGCCAGTCGGCGACATACAGGACCGGCACGCGCCAGCTTCCCTCCGCCCACACCTGGTGGTCGCTGCCCTCGCTGAAGCCGCCGATCTTTGCATCGAGCGCATTGCGGGTACCGCCCGGCGCGAGCAGCGGCAGATCGGCGCTGCCGGTATCCGCAAAGGCGCTTGCCTGACCGTCGACCCAGCGGCCGATCGCGAAGCCCACGTCGCCGACGAAGCTCGGCAGGCTCGGCGGCGAACCCTCCACCATCAGCCGGCCCTTGGTCAGCTCGCTGTTGCCGCCGATCATGTCGAGATGGATCGTTGCCAAGGTACGCCGGGCGAATTCAGGGCGCGCATTGAGCAGCGCGATCGTACCCTCGATTTCCGCCGGCCAGATGAAGCGCAGCGTTCGCTTGGGGCGCTTGAGACGTCCGTCCGCGATCAGCCGCTGCAGCGTACGGGCGATCTGGAGAATGCCCGAACAGCCGCTCGCATTGTCGTTCGCGCCGGGCGAGGGATGATCGAGATGGCAGGACAGGACGATCTCGTGCGCCCTGTCCTCGCCGGGAATCACGGCGGTGGGGATCAGATAGGCGCCCGGGCTGCGTCGCGCGTCCACCGCGGCGCGAAGCCGGATCCTCTTCCCTGCCGCCATGCGCTGCTGCCAGGCCCGGGCCTGAGCCGGCGAGACCATGAAGGCGAAGGTCGGATCGGCCCACGTGCTGAGATGACCCCAGCGGATCAGGTCCTGATCCTCGCCCCACCAGGCGGTGCGCTGATTCTGTGCCCACGAGACGATGCCGGCAGCCCCTCGCTCGGTGACGGCCAACCGGGCCACCGCTTCGGGCTGCGACGCGGTGAGCACCAGTTTGCCGCGAACGTCCTTGCCCGCATAGTCCGCGGCATCGCTGCCGGCCCCGACGTCGACGAGGTCGGCCTCGGCGGCGCCGCTGACGCTGTCCTGCGCGAGCGTGATCGGCTGATCCGCCCATGAGGCGACGCGAACGGCATCCGACCATCGGCCGCGGCTCTCGCTCTGCTCCCACAATCCCGCCGATCGCGCATTCCAGGCGGGACGGGAGCGCTGGGTGCCGTAGAAGATCTTGCCGTCGGCCGGCAGCCGGATCATCTCGACGTCGGAAAGTCCCTGGTCCCGCAAGCGGCTCAGCACGAGATCGGCTGCGGCCGCATAGCCTTTCGATCCGCGCATGCGATGGTGCAGCGACAACGCCTCGATGGTCCGCTTCGCCCCGTCGCCCGAGAGTTCCGACGCGAGCGCCCGCGTTTCCCCGGGCGTGAGCAACGGCGCCCGCACCTCTCGCTCCGCAGCATGGGCCTGTGCCACGGCCAGCGCTGCGATGATCAGGGAAAGGGCCGTGCGCATCGCTCTAGCGCCTTTCGAAACGGCGGAAGAAGCTCTGATCGCTCCAACGCGGCCGCTCGGCCGCGTCGGCGATGCGGAGGCCAAGATCCGCAACGAAGTCGTTGAGGCGGACGGCATCCAGTTTCTCGACCGGCTGCGACAGATCGTCCGAGGGCGCGTGATAGCGGGTCGACCGCCAGGCCCGTTCGATCTCAGCTTCGGGCGTGTTGCGGGCGAAACCGAACTTGAACGCGAGCGAGGGAATGCCTTCGCGGATGAAGCTATACTGATCGGAGCGGACGAAGCTGTTCCGGTCCGGCCAGGGATCGGGAACCAGCGGCAGACCCATCGCCGCGCCGATTGCGGCGGCGTCTTCACCGAGGCTGCTCTCCTCCGCGCCGAGCGCGATCACGGTCCGCAGCGGGAAGATCGGCAGCGCCATGTCGAAGTTGAGATCGGCAACGATGGAGCGCCGGGGCACGCTCGGCCGCAGCGAGAAATAGCGCGAGCCGAGCAAGCCCTTCTCCTCGGCGGTCACGAAGACGAACAGCATCGAGCGCTTCGGACGGGCACGAGTCTCGTGATAGCGGGCAGCGATATCGAGCAGGGCGGCGGAGCCCGCGGCATTGTCGAGCGCGCCATTGTAAAGGCCGTCGCCATCAATCGGGGCGCTGGTGCCGAGATGATCCAGATGTGCCGAAAAGACGACATGCTCATCCTTGAGCCGGCTATCCCTGCCGGGAAGGCGGGCGACGACGTTGGCCGAGGTCACCGCATTGTGCCGGGTGGCGATGTCGGCCCGCAGGCTCTGGACAAGCGTGACCTTCGGGAGCGGGCTCGACGCATCGGCCAGCGCGCCGATCTCGGCGAAGCTGCGGCCCGAACCGGCAAACAGCTTCTCGCTTGACCCGGTCGCGAAGCTCGCGCTGAAGAAGTCGGCCTTGACGTCGCGAAGCGCCGGATCGGCGAAATACATGCCGGATTGACCGGCTTGGGCGACCGCACGCCCCCAAGGTGTTTCAACTGCCTTGGGCGCAGTCAGCGAGATCAGGCCGATTGCGCCCCGTTCGGCGAGCAGGCGGGTACGCTCCCGCCGCGCATGCGCCTTGAGCGCGCCCGAGATACTGGCGGGGCCGCCGCTGATCACCACGGCTACCTTGCCCGCGAGATCGACTCCGGCAAGGTCGTCATGACCGGCTTCGGGAATGTGGAGGCCGTAGCCGATGAAGACCAATGGCGCCTCGACATGCGCCGGCCGCCGGCCCTCGCCGCGCCCGACGATCATATCCTCGGGCAGCGCGATCGGCGTCGCCGTCCCGCCCGCAACCAGCGCGGCACGCGAGGTCGCATGATCGACGAACTGCTCTTCGAACGCCACCGGCTGGAAGAAGCCTTCGGTTCCGGCCGGCTCCAGGCCGATCGCGCGCAGGCGCGAGACGACATGATCCGCAGCCCGCTGATAGCCGGGCGTGCCGGTGAGCCTCCCCTCCATTCCATCATCCGCCAGCGCCGCAACGTCGTCCCACCAGCGCTCGGCACGCTGTTCGGCGTTGGGCGGCTGGGGCAGGGTCGCGCAGGCCGACGCCAACATCAGCGGAAGAGCGAGAATCAGGCGCATGGTCGGCTCCAGGATCCGGCGGAAGTTTGCAGGGCCTCGCTGCACTCAGGGTTTCAGCGGCTGCGGATGAAGGAACGGATGTCGCGGCTCAGCTTCGATCGGTCCTCGTCGCGGACGTACATCATGTGTCCGGAGCCATAATATTCGAAATGCACCCGGTCGGCGGGTATCCCGGTTCGGCTCAAACTGTATTCGGCGCCGAAGAACGGGGTAGCAAAATCGAAATAGCCTTGGCCGACGAACACGCGCAGACCGCCATTCTCGCGCATCGCGCGGCCGAGATAGGGGGCGACGTTCTTGTAATAGGTGCCGTCACCGCCGCCGGGGAGATCCCAGTTCCAGTCGCTGACGCCGCCGATCGTCGAATATTGCCGATCGGTGGTGAATTTCAACGGTCCCCGAACCCAGTCGTTCAGCGCCGCGGTATAGCCGCCGTCGATGCCGTAGAAGCTCGGGTCGTTGTCAGGCCCCTCGCCCGCATTGTCGTAGTCGCGGCCGGTGTAGCGCGCGTCGAGACGACCGATGGTCAGGCCTCGGTCGCGCAGCAATTCCTTGTAGAAGCGCTGATCGGACACTCTGAGATCCGCCTGGTCGAGAAATGTCTCCGACAGCCCGGTGAACCGGGCAAGGCGGCGGCGGATGGCGGCTCTCTCCTCGCCCTGCAGCTTCTGCCCTTTCAGCAAAGCGAGCGCATAATCACCGGCGGCAAAGGTCCGCGCTTCTTCGACGAACTGCTCGAGCGTTCCGGCGTCGGCTGGCGCCTTGCCGTGATGATGGGCCGCTGCCGCCATCGACGGGAGGAACAGCACGTACGGCATTTCGTTGCCGGGAACACCGGCCTGGGCGCCGAAATCGAGAATGGTCGAGATCAGGATGATGCCATTCAACGAGACGTCGTTGTACCGCCCCTCCAGCTCGTTGACGACCGCGGCCGACCGGGTGGTCCCGTAGCTCTCACCGCCAAG
The nucleotide sequence above comes from Sphingosinicella sp. BN140058. Encoded proteins:
- a CDS encoding DUF4910 domain-containing protein, which translates into the protein MRTALSLIIAALAVAQAHAAEREVRAPLLTPGETRALASELSGDGAKRTIEALSLHHRMRGSKGYAAAADLVLSRLRDQGLSDVEMIRLPADGKIFYGTQRSRPAWNARSAGLWEQSESRGRWSDAVRVASWADQPITLAQDSVSGAAEADLVDVGAGSDAADYAGKDVRGKLVLTASQPEAVARLAVTERGAAGIVSWAQNQRTAWWGEDQDLIRWGHLSTWADPTFAFMVSPAQARAWQQRMAAGKRIRLRAAVDARRSPGAYLIPTAVIPGEDRAHEIVLSCHLDHPSPGANDNASGCSGILQIARTLQRLIADGRLKRPKRTLRFIWPAEIEGTIALLNARPEFARRTLATIHLDMIGGNSELTKGRLMVEGSPPSLPSFVGDVGFAIGRWVDGQASAFADTGSADLPLLAPGGTRNALDAKIGGFSEGSDHQVWAEGSWRVPVLYVADWPDRYIHTQKDVPANIDSTKLKRAMFIAAGAAWVLANIDAESRELVQLLSAESQQRQAELTRRAISLSKAESANLWRWSGAYEVDVARSLGRFGVTRPEPRPEGRGTSADAAFMLCYQRRASPKGPMDGFGYSWFDDRLAKAGLPRPALLLRPPQWEGASFAYEALNLVDGVRTIQDIADDLSATVGAVPVAEVAEFLKTLERLGVIEPAKG
- a CDS encoding M28 family metallopeptidase, whose protein sequence is MRLILALPLMLASACATLPQPPNAEQRAERWWDDVAALADDGMEGRLTGTPGYQRAADHVVSRLRAIGLEPAGTEGFFQPVAFEEQFVDHATSRAALVAGGTATPIALPEDMIVGRGEGRRPAHVEAPLVFIGYGLHIPEAGHDDLAGVDLAGKVAVVISGGPASISGALKAHARRERTRLLAERGAIGLISLTAPKAVETPWGRAVAQAGQSGMYFADPALRDVKADFFSASFATGSSEKLFAGSGRSFAEIGALADASSPLPKVTLVQSLRADIATRHNAVTSANVVARLPGRDSRLKDEHVVFSAHLDHLGTSAPIDGDGLYNGALDNAAGSAALLDIAARYHETRARPKRSMLFVFVTAEEKGLLGSRYFSLRPSVPRRSIVADLNFDMALPIFPLRTVIALGAEESSLGEDAAAIGAAMGLPLVPDPWPDRNSFVRSDQYSFIREGIPSLAFKFGFARNTPEAEIERAWRSTRYHAPSDDLSQPVEKLDAVRLNDFVADLGLRIADAAERPRWSDQSFFRRFERR
- a CDS encoding S10 family peptidase, which encodes MKKLAPALLALCLAAPLAAQENAAGEERKEAAAPTPPPTISVTKHSGTFGGQRINYTATAGETYLKAEDGTPKASIFSVAYVKEPRDPNRPIAFLFNGGPGSGSLWLHMGAFGPKRVAIPSDARDDGAPPYPLIDNPDSLLDVTDIVFIDPVGTGFSHPLGKTPAKDYWGVTADAKSIGEFIRIWLNENGRWNSPKFLGGESYGTTRSAAVVNELEGRYNDVSLNGIILISTILDFGAQAGVPGNEMPYVLFLPSMAAAAHHHGKAPADAGTLEQFVEEARTFAAGDYALALLKGQKLQGEERAAIRRRLARFTGLSETFLDQADLRVSDQRFYKELLRDRGLTIGRLDARYTGRDYDNAGEGPDNDPSFYGIDGGYTAALNDWVRGPLKFTTDRQYSTIGGVSDWNWDLPGGGDGTYYKNVAPYLGRAMRENGGLRVFVGQGYFDFATPFFGAEYSLSRTGIPADRVHFEYYGSGHMMYVRDEDRSKLSRDIRSFIRSR